A window of the Dioscorea cayenensis subsp. rotundata cultivar TDr96_F1 chromosome 14, TDr96_F1_v2_PseudoChromosome.rev07_lg8_w22 25.fasta, whole genome shotgun sequence genome harbors these coding sequences:
- the LOC120276158 gene encoding putative receptor-like protein kinase At3g47110: MDFVLDQAKLLPLAIILFHHLNSLVQYEAASTWGYNTDHHALMEFKNGVAATGDHLATVLSSWNDTIHFCDWQGITCNQNSRRHQQRVTALSLPSQRLTGSLSPYLGNLSYLQELNLGNNFLQGEIPQELGKLNLLRILNVTDNHFGGQIPSNISNCKALTHLDLGNNELQGEIPMEITSLSKLKTLHLLVNNLTGPIPQSIGNLSSLTTLTMGRNTLSGSLPAGIGMIPQLQFLQIAENQLHGVIPPSIYNLSSLTFIALATNKLQGSLPPDMGQLLPNLSTLYLGDNQITGSIPASITNLSSLANLDLAYNNFTGPVPTDLGRLSNLVWFNLEGNQLGFRDRYGLDFITSLSNCTSLETLDIYNNNFESQLPISVANLSTRLSMLILAGNKIHGHIHEGITNLVSLTVLRLENNDLQGPLPITIGRLENLQLLSASSNKLSGQIPSSIGNLTQLIDLRLADNLLQGGIPSTLGNCKILQLFDLSENMLNGTIPPQVIGIPSLEIFFGVSGNSITGSLPAEVGKLQHLREIDLSENRISGEIPGALGDCQSLEYLHMQGNIFQGVIPISLNNLKAIQYLDLSRNKLSGRIPEYLGKLHSLAYLNLSSNNLEGLVPQSGVFEIASAISIQGNTNLCGGAGFLRLPACPNEISINKRSVTLLSCLGVMFYCRKRSTERPPSPTVASLLVESYMTVSYKELFDATDGFSVANIVGEGSYGTVYKGILGNRGTMIAVKVLNLQQQQGAAISFLRECEALRHIRHRNLIKILTTCSSIDLNGQEFQALIYEFMSNGSLEEWLHPDITRLQDRKVLQIIDRLNISIDVATALDYLHHQCQAPIVHCDLKPSNILLDDDMTAHVSDFGLAKILLSNVQEATETIGVKGSIGYVPPEYGMGSGVSIKGDVYSYGILLLEIFTGKRPTENMFTDGFTLHSMAEKAYPDQVLEIIDPQLLTQGEKPSNSRMQECLASVIGISLSCTKESPGERMEIKYVARNMQAIREGFLKGMD, encoded by the exons ATGGATTTTGTGTTAGACCAAGCAAAACTGCTACCTTTGGCCATCATCCTGTTTCATCATCTCAACTCCCTGGTGCAATATGAAGCAGCGTCCACTTGGGGTTATAACACCGATCACCATGCTCTGATGGAGTTCAAAAACGGGGTGGCGGCAACTGGAGACCATTTGGCAACCGTACTGAGCTCGTGGAACGACACAATTCACTTCTGTGATTGGCAAGGTATCACATGCAACCAGAACAGTCGGCGTCATCAGCAGCGGGTGACTGCATTGAGCCTACCATCACAGAGGTTGACAGGATCCTTATCGCCTTATTTAGGAAACCTCAGCTACCTCCAAGAACTCAACCTTGGAAACAACTTTTTACAAGGAGAGATCCCGCAGGAACTTGGTAAGCTTAACCTACTGAGAATCTTAAATGTCACCGATAACCATTTTGGTGGTCAGATTCCTTCCAACATATCCAACTGCAAGGCGCTCACGCACCTGGATCTGGGCAACAACGAGCTCCAAGGGGAAATACCAATGGAAATCACTAGTTTGTCAAAGCTAAAAACACTGCACCTCCTTGTCAATAATCTGACTGGTCCAATCCCACAATCCATAGGAAATCTTTCCTCCCTCACCACTCTGACCATGGGAAGAAATACTCTGAGTGGGAGTCTTCCTGCTGGGATAGGTATGATTCCGCAGTTACAATTTCTTCAAATTGCCGAAAACCAACTCCATGGTGTGATCCCTCCATCCATCTACAACCTCTCCTCTCTTACTTTCATAGCCCTTGCAACAAACAAACTACAAGGAAGCCTACCCCCAGACATGGGGCAATTACTTCCAAATCTCAGCACGCTCTACCTAGGAGACAACCAGATTACTGGATCAATCCCGGCATCAATAACAAACTTGTCAAGCCTGGCTAATCTTGACTTGGCCTATAATAACTTTACCGGGCCGGTGCCTACTGACCTGGGCAGGTTGAGCAACCTCGTATGGTTTAACTTGGAAGGTAATCAGCTGGGCTTCAGAGACAGATATGGCTTGGATTTCATCACCTCCTTGAGCAATTGTACCAGCCTAGAAACTCTTgatatatacaataataattttgaaagcCAGCTGCCTATTTCAGTGGCCAATCTCTCCACACGGCTATCCATGTTAATCCTTGCCGGAAACAAGATTCATGGTCACATACATGAAGGTATAACAAATCTGGTTAGTCTCACAGTGCTGCGCTTGGAGAATAATGATCTCCAAGGTCCGCTTCCCATCACTATTGGTAGGCTTGAAAATTTGCAGCTTTTGAGTGCCTCCAGCAACAAACTTTCAGGCCAAATTCCATCCTCTATTGGCAACCTGACTCAATTAATTGATCTGCGCCTGGCTGACAACTTATTGCAGGGTGGGATTCCCTCCACCCTTGGTAATTGTaaaattttgcaattatttGACCTATCAGAAAACATGCTAAACGGCACAATACCTCCACAAGTGATTGGCATTCCTTCTCTTGAAATCTTCTTTGGTGTGTCAGGAAATTCAATTACAGGTTCCTTGCCCGCGGAGGTTGGTAAGTTGCAGCATTTAAGAGAGATTGACCTCTctgaaaacagaatttcaggtgAAATTCCTGGAGCATTAGGTGATTGCCAAAGCCTGGAATATCTACACATGCAAGGAAACATATTTCAGGGAGTCATTCCTATCTCGCTCAATAACCTGAAAGCTATTCAATACCTTGATCTCTCCAGGAATAAATTATCAGGACGAATTCCAGAATATTTAGGGAAACTCCATTCTCTAGCTTACCTGAACCTATCCTCCAATAATTTGGAAGGTTTAGTGCCACAAAGTGGAGTGTTCGAAATTGCCAGTGCCATATCAATCCAAGGGAACACCAACCTTTGCGGTGGTGCCGGATTCCTGCGACTACCTGCATGTCCCAATGAAATTTCAATAAACAAGAGAA GTGTTACTCTTCTATCTTGCTTGGGTGTAATGTTTTATTGTAGGAAAAGGTCCACAGAAAGGCCTCCCTCTCCCACAGTGGCCAGTTTATTGGTTGAATCCTACATGACAGTTTCATATAAAGAGCTCTTTGATGCAACTGATGGTTTTTCTGTAGCAAATATAGTAGGTGAAGGAAGCTATGGTACAGTTTATAAAGGAATTTTAGGAAACAGAGGAACAATGATTGCTGTGAAGGTGCTCAATCTTCAGCAGCAGCAAGGTGCTGCTATCAGTTTCCTGAGAGAGTGTGAGGCTCTCCGACACATCCGACATCGCAATCTGATAAAGATTTTGACCACTTGCTCAAGTATTGATCTCAATGGTCAAGAATTCCAAGCTTTGATTTATGAGTTTATGAGTAATGGAAGTTTAGAAGAGTGGTTACATCCAGATATCACTAGGTTGCAAGATCGGAAAGTCCTACAAATTATTGACAGACTAAACATAAGCATTGATGTAGCTACAGCCTTGGactatcttcatcatcaatgcCAGGCACCTATAGTTCATTGTGATCTCAAGCCAAGCAACATACTTCTTGATGATGACATGACTGCCCATGTAAGTGATTTTGGCTTAGCGAAGATTCTTCTCAGCAATGTACAAGAAGCAACAGAAACAATTGGAGTAAAAGGATCTATTGGATATGTTCCTCCAG AGTACGGAATGGGCAGTGGAGTATCAATTAAAGGTGATGTCTACAGCTATGGAATACTACTGTTAGAGATTTTTACAGGGAAGCGACCAACTGAAAATATGTTCACTGATGGCTTCACACTCCACAGTATGGCTGAGAAGGCATATCCAGATCAAGTGCTAGAAATCATTGATCCACAACTTCTTACACAGGGTGAGAAACCAAGTAACAGCAGAATGCAGGAATGCTTAGCATCTGTCATTGGGATCAGTCTATCATGCACTAAAGAATCACCAGGGGAACGGATGGAGATAAAATATGTTGCAAGAAATATGCAAGCTATAAGGGAAGGTTTCTTGAAGGGGATGGATTAA